AGCCTTTACCTCCATCTAAAGCAACGCCAAAAGGCGGGCTTTGGAGTGGGAGTCAGGGTGTCTGTGCTCTATTAGCACCACTGAACACTTCCTCTGGCCGTGGCTTCCACCACCTCCACGGAGGAAGCTCATCCTTAATATTGCCAAGGGCACCACAAACCCTTACTCTGACAGACGAAAAATTTCCAGTAGAACACAACCAATTTAAAGtggcggggaagggggaaagaTATCTTGTATTTCCACTCCTCCAGATCTCATTAAATGTTTGTAGTCTTCCTATTGCGATGTCTTGAGAACCCAACTTGCCGTCCCGTTCTTCACCCTAAAGACGTCATTTCTGATCCTATGGACGCCGCACCACTGAAGCTGTTCTGTCTCCAGCTGTCTCACTCAGTTGTTTTCTTAAGTGCAACTGGTCACCACAAGTGCCACCAGACATTTTTGGTTATGAATGCCATCCACGGACCCTGTAACAGCAGCTAAGGGACCTCAAGGTACTTCTTTCCACATAGCTATGGCATGACACAATCCATCAGCATATGGCCGCAGGAGCACAAGCAAAGCCCCCAGCAGACCAGTGCTTGCAAAGCCACATGACAAAATGGATTATGCTCAACGGAACccaaaaaagcagacaaaaggaAGATCATCTTTTCTGCTGGACACGCTACAAAGCAGATCACGTGTcctcactgttttctttctggagcTGGAGTGAAATATCAAAGGGTAACTCAAAACACATTTGGATATGTTTGAGGTAGGAAAGCACAGGGCAGTATCTCCATCAGGCCGTAGAAACCCACCCCTTATTAACTCTCTGTTCTTTCTTACCTCCCCCACATTTGACAGCtcctggagcgggtccagcgccATTGCATCAGCAGCACTGCCAGGACCCATTCCACATGCTGAgcagtttctgaaggaaaaagcatttcctgacATCTGTTACGAATTcactgctcttctcctcctcccccactttGCTTCACCCCGCGTTCCTCTCCAGCTCCCCCTCCATCACCACCTGTCCCCAGCTGACCAGGGCTCACCAGTAAGAGCTGAGGATCTTCGTGGAGAATGGATGACCCACACCTGTTCCAGCCCTCGTCCTCGCCCTGCTAATTTTCTCTGTCTGCTGTTGACACAAGATTTTGCTCTTAGCAACGGCACTGAGCCATCTGACCCTGACCCAGCAAATCATTTGTGCGTGCCCTTCCTTTCACATATCCAAGTTTTTCCTACTAGAACCACAGGCTTCAGCGTTGGCTAAATAAAAAGGACCTTCGCAGGACTGAACCCAGGACCAGGCTCATTAATCCTTCCTCAATCTCTTTCAGGCTGGAGCTGTTGCAATGCCAACAATTCCAAGGTTGAATTTTGCCTGGTGCCCTTTGATGAAGTTAGCAGGACAGGGAACGGTTGCCACAATTATTTGATTCCCATCAGAAGTTTTCCCTCATGCTGTACAGCTACACAGTCCTTTGAAAAATTTTCTACATCAAAAATGTTCAAAAGATAATAGGACTAAGGGACACAACAAGCTTTTTCTGCCAACTAGTTTGTCAATAATTTTGCACATACAAACACAGATACAGTCTGAAGGAACCAAAAGTCATCATGACCTTGACACTTGCCCCTGCATTGCAGAATTTTAAATAACCCGGATATCTCAGCACAGTCCCCAAGGTTTTGTTTTTGGCAGGACATGACAGACACCAGCATATACGCCAAGCATGTAGTAGATTTTATTAAGCATAACTTTGGTTCTAAGTATTCCACCCTCATTCTCGTAATACCTTTAGTTAAAAACAATTATACAAGagcaaatacaaaaaatattaaattatgaaaacaaatcCATTAAGGCTccctttttatatttatatatatttatatatgtacacTCAAACAAGTGCAGATATTAACAGAAGGTTAAAGCCacaaaaatgctaaaaaattTACTACTATACTATCAAAAgcaagagtttttaaaaaagtacaaagTGGTGAGCGAGCCATTTTCAAATCACGGATGCCGGATTGCTTCAAAACCCATATAGCTAAAGGGCAGATCAGGAATTGTTTACGCTCACTGGCAAGCAGTTTCTCACTTGAGTAGCCGCACAGGACACTTGTGGTGTGACTAGCAGACCACCCATTAAAGGGTTGCCCATTCTAGCCCAATCCTGACTTTAAAGACAAGCTTTTGCCTGTCAAATCGACATGAAGGTGTCTGGGATTCCTAGACTAAAGGGTCAGCAGAATTAAAAGATGTTCTAACACATACATTGATGTTCTGCTCACACGGAGAGTTAAttccaactgaaaataaaaaaacgtACTTCACACTGTATGTACAAGGGAGTTTTCTGgcctcctgtgtttcagaaagagaaactCTACCCTGAATCACAAGCTAACATGGAAAGAAAGCAGAATGTCTTCAGCCTTGAAGGGCCCAATCCAACACACTCACTGAAGCCAAAGAGAGGTCCTCGTCCCCCACCGACTCCGGTGCCATTTGGATTACACCAACTTCATTTCTCTGTGCAGGCATGGTAGGATTGCCATGCTCACCGAGGGGAAATGGCTGAGAAGAAACGGCCTGCTCAAGCCAGAGGAGGGTTTCCTCACCAACTTGTAGACATTTCCATACTGAGGAGAAGGTTAATTGTGGAGTGGAAACCGAGAGGAATGAAGGGTGGCAGATCGGGTGCGGCTAAGATAAAACATGAGCGTGGTGTGGAAGGCTCGTACATAGTGCTGTCTCAACAACATGAAACAATCAGTGCAAGTGTTTGAATAATGTGCTGCCAGGAAGGATCCTCTCCTtccagaggaagggaaggagagagggaagagcctgCAGCACTCGGGGTGTTCCTTTGTTGAGAAAATACATGGAAGAGTCTTACATTTGGCCTTTGTCTTTTGTACGTCCATAATCTGAAGAGTCTGGCAGACCATCTTCACATTTAATCTTCTAGACGTGAGTCACACTGCAAGTCTAAATCAATGGCAATACACTTATCACAATTCAATTTACTCTCAATCTTATTATGTCCTCATAAAAAATGCCTGGATCTTGACAAATTGAAGTCTGTATCTAGGAAACATTTCTAATTGTGATCATTTTGTAGCAAGTGCTATGCTGAAATTGTATTTAAAACATCCAATACTTACAGGAAAGGCAAAAGGAactaaaaaaccaaccaacaaaccctcCCCCACCACCTTTACAATACAAACACGCCACTGTCGATATTAATAAAAAGTGTTCTCAAACAGTTATGTCCAATGTAATTACaaagtagaaattattttgtttagcATCCTAAGGCAAAGACTAGGATTAGATCCTCAACTAATACGGATGAACACAGCTTCAGTGAGAGCTAGGACTGCGCCGACCAAGGAAGATGAGGATTTATCCCCAGATTCTGAAGATCAGATATCTGCACCCATTCATACCAGGTAAGAATccaattctatgatcctacacGAGTAATCTGttccctcctcctcatcccagaCTTCCCTGGATAACTAGTAGTCATAAGCATGAGGGATCAGACTCTGCCATCCCTGCACAAGCTgagcagtattttatttaatGGCAAGTCACAGGGGCAACTTGTGGAAAGGCAGAAGGTGACAGAATTGAACCCTAAGACTCAGTGGTAACACACTTCCCTCCTCCTATCCTGAGGCTAAAAGAAGGATgggataaaattaatttcattttatgccTCACTTTAGGGAAAAAACTGCCATTTCAGTAGATTCCAATGATCAGTTTGGTCTGGCTTAAACACTGCTCTGTTGTAGGAACCGCAACAAGTTCCAGCAAGCGAAGAGCAGGAACTGATGGCAGATCAGATTCCTGATTTCAGTTCCAGCAAATGAGTTTAAACACTACCAAGTAATGTGTTAACACTGTCCTCAGATCAGCATGTCCTTGGAGGAGAAAGGCCACAACAGCGAAGCAggatttcaaaacacaaaaagtaGAAGACAGGTCATTTTGCATTGAGAGGTAAATTCACAGGTAGCACTGCACAGGCCTGCGCACAACGGTGTAAGTTTGGAGACAGAGATAAATCAGCTTCTGGATTCTCCCTGGTGAGAGGATCATCAAGATGTCTGCTCTTTTGTAGCCCAAATTCTACACGCCAACAGGGACAAATGGGCTTTAAGGCTGCTTAACTTTTCACTGCTGGTGAATTTTAAGCATTCTCATCTTGCCCACACCTGCCTATCCTAGTGGGGATGGGCAGCAGTGATCAACATACCTCGTATCCTCCTAGATTTGATAAAAATTCCAACTAAACACAAATTATTGTGGGAAATACACAGGCTGTAGGTCTAGATGGAGAAAATCTATCTGCACGGCAAAGCTTCATAAAATATCACAGGAGGATTTCTGTcctgttttaaagcaaaatataatCTGTGTATCTCCACTAAACTAGGATCACAAGAGATAAAGCAGTGCAACACTGAAGGAGTTTCTCTAGTATCCCTGGTTAAAATCTCTGAGTAAGCGCATCAGACTGGTCCATGACTCTGAACTGACAAACGGACTCCCCGTCCATTGATCTCAGGACTGCATTTGGCAAGTCAATCTGTTTATAGTACTGTCTTTTTAATCCAAACATCCCAGGAATTAAAAATCTCATCTTCAGTAAGTGTCAGCTGGATTCTGTTATTTTCCATCTCGAGGGGCAAATTTGAGACAACTTGCAAAAGCCTCTCTCTGCAGGAAAGCTGGAAGTCTTAGCAGACGCTGGCTCTAGGAGTCTGGTGCTTCTGCGACTTCCTGGACCGTCCTCCTCAAGTTGCCCTTGACTTTGACAAATTCAGGGGCGTTTTCCTGCTCTTCCTGTATCTTCTGTTGCTCCAGTTCCAGCTTAAAAGAGAATCACATgcaaaaaaagtatataaaacaCATCATTGAAATACAAGACAAAAAACCTAAAGGTTTTAGTAACTGGCCATGCAACACTTTCTAaactgcttcctttctttctctcatgGAAAAGATGAAAGTCGCATTTCTTTGGGAGTATCTGTTCTCATAAACGATAAATCTTTTCAAATCCTTGGCTCTAGCTCCTTCCAGACGTCCACCTTTGCCAGATGGACAAAAACTCTGCAAGCCCAGAACAAGATGAACCATTTTTGAAGAAATTCCTGGACATCTTCATTAAAGAAACACCAATAATTCCCTTCTCTGGTTTTTACAACAGGACAAGGACAAATGTGCCTTGTGGGAGAACACATGCGAACAGCTACTACTGAGCACACTTGCAGAATTTATTTCGGAGTTTCTAGGTATGGAATTCTGTATCCAACTTGAGCCGCTTTTGGTGTGTCTGTTTTGTCTATCacaaaaagcaatacaaaaaataaagatcCTCCTTGGCCCTTAGTCGTTCattttgagtcaccatccctggaggtatttaaaagaggcgtagatgtggtgcttagggacatggtttagtagtttactggtggacttggcagtactaggttaagggttggacttgatgatcttaaaggtcttttccaacctaaacgattctatgatttttgagAGCCCATTCATTGACATTTTTAACCTGCTTGGAGCTTCTGCCCATGCAGACACTCAAAATTACCATGTGAGGTCAGAAGCTCTGCTCTTCGGGGCAGGGCTGTGCAGTGCCCATACAAACAGGGCTTGCACATCCTACAGAATAGAGATTGCTTAGCGATCCTCACTGAAGGCAGATAAGTcggcagaaaggaaggaacaacCTTTAGAAAACTAACAAAAGCTCCTGAAAggagcttttgtttttttaaaagaccaaGGTCTCCCTGATTAATGGGGACCACATACGGCTCACCTAAGTACTCTCTCCTTTGTCTCTGGTTCACTGGCAAGGGACATGCCTTGTTACAATAAATCATGACACCGTTCCTCCATGAGTCATTTTGTCAATTAATGCCATTCCTACGATTTTTACAAAGTCACAACACTGTTTGCAATGGGCAAGCTTTTCCTCTTCTAACAGAATCTTCTATTCTACGTATGTCCTTAGACTGCTCAGTTTCACATCAAATATTGCCACAAGCTGAACCATTTGAAGCTGAGCTCTtaagagcagaaaggaaaagtgacAGGTTGATACACTTAAAAATACAATAGCTTTCTCCCTCAAAAAATATCTCTaagcctaattaaaaaaaaactgtcataaaacccccaaaacctgaaTAATGACTGGATTACACCTAATTTTCAATAAAGTAATTATTTGGCTTAActgatttccattgtgaaaaacaggaaatactgttttaaagcattcatttatttaaaaagaaatgccatgCTTTGTGCACAGTGACTTCTTTGATGAGGTCTTTCACTGTAGCGATATTTCCTTGCAGGTACACGAAGCACCTTAAGAGGCACAGAGACATTTGGCTGGCCCTGTGCCTAACAGTAAGCTTCGCCACAATGAACTCCAGCTCCACATCATCTCCATACTCAGAGCCTGAGGatcttttccttcatttgaaaATGCGAATGGGCACATATGTTTTAAGGctaaaaagatctttttaaagtCACCTACTTTCTTACATAACCCAGGAGATGGaatcaattgatttttttttattcattaagcATCAAGTTTTGATGTACTGCAGTCTAACAGCCATTCTTAGTGGATCATCTCTTAATAGTTAGACTACAAATGTTGACTAATTCACCACAGTTTAAATGGTTAAATAAGGTCAGTGCTCCATACACATTCCTGTTTGGTGCAGGATTCATTTGACCAAAGGCAGACACCATATGTGGTTCCTATACAGGAAATGACAACAAATAGGTAATTTAGAAGGTGATTTGACTCATCCTAGAAAACATGTCTGCATTTGATCAGAGGAAAAGTGCAAAAAATCAGCTGCTACTTCTCTCCTGTCTACAAAGGGAGCCTCCAGCAAGTAGCTTAGATGTAGATGTGTAAAGGTAGTGTTATTCCCCATCTTACCTGCTCCAGTTTCTGCTGCCGTTTCAGTAGCTCTATTTCCAggtctgatttcttcttttgtgcttcctcttctttttgttgtttaatAACTTGATCCcgtttccttttctccatcacCTTCTGTAGCTCTGGCTTATTCTGAGGTGCAAGACCCCTTTAAATTAAATGGGAGGAGTGTTGGTGGTAGGGGAAACAAGGAGGAAAGAGATCAGTTTTAATTAGCAGAAATTGACACAGAATTGTAGGCAGGTTTTCTAAAATCAAAGAGTTGCCCATTTAGATACACTGGAATATAAGTAatcaattaaaaggaaaaaccagGCAGACATTTGCCTGGTTTCTAGCCAAACCCCTAAACTAGAATTTAAGCCACATTATTACTGAGGATATTTTCCTTTAACAAGCATGCTAGTACTTCTCCTGTATAATTCACTATTTTGACTTTCAACTTTAGTCTTCCCTCTATTCACTCAATTCCagaagaatgtattaaaaaaaaacatcacaaatCAAGACTCTAGCAGAGCCAGAAACAAATTTTGGACAAAAAGACTTCCCTTACTGGCTGATGACTCGGAGAGATTGCGTTCAGACGGTCCTATGCAGAGTATTAGACCCATAGAAATGTGCATGGATAGCACTAAAGAGTGGTCTCCTCCTGGCTTTTGTCACACCGCTCCTGGAAATCGTGGATTCTGTCCCTCCTTGAAAATGTGAGAGCCTTACCCATGCCTGGCTGTGAAGCTATTTCCAGGGAGAGCTCACTGGCTACACTCAAAATCACAAAGAGGCTAAGACAACAAAAATCCAGAATAAAAAAAGTTGCAGTCACCTTGGAGACCAGACAAAGGCTGGAGGATTCTCCTTTTCACAAGATTTTAGCTACTACATCAACTGAATGTTTCAGGTCTGTTCAGCACAAATTGCTTTCCAAGCCAACTACTCTAAATCGAGAAAGCTTATTCTTTGGGAAGATGCATGTCTTTATTTATACAGGCACACAAGGATACACACTCACTCCTACTTATTTTTGTGACTTCAGCTACTTCTTTTATCTCTGTTATGCTATGATGCTTTCAAAATTTGTTATGATAAGATTCAAAGCTCTCCCCATTATTCAGATATTAGCGTCACtttaaatcagagcaaaaagatcagaaatttgccttttttaCTGTCATCTTCCCTGTGAAGACTATTATATGAAAACATCCAGCATTAAGTTTAACATCAACcagtttttatttcaactttaaGAAATTCAGTAATCTGAATAAGCTTtcagaaagtgtatttttatCCTTCCCTATTTGCTATATATCTGCTGTTGCCTAATTCTTCCATAATATGCATATCTGACAGCACGTCCAATAAtacataaaaatgctattttatggTGACATCTATGAATTGACTCCATATATTATGCAATGCTCTATCCATGTACATACCCTGACTGCAAAATCAAATATTTAGCAACACCAAATGCGGTTCCCTATTTCTCATAATAGATCTCATGGCTTGAATGCAACAGAAGCTACAACACTgtgttaatattttatgtttcatgctattttcattacattttaacATGTAAAACTTAAGTCAGGCACAGAAAAGCTGGAGTGATTttttactactactactaccactactactactactactactactactactgggTCAGTGAGAGCTGAATCAATGGAGACTCCTGTGTTGGCAATTAGCAATCAAGATACCCATGAAGCAGAGGTAAGCTGCTAAGTAACAttatttattcctgtttttttttaagtaaggcTGCACCGTAACAAAGCAGAGGCACAAGAGTGATTTGGATATACTGTAGCTATAATACAGGGGACTCGCAGAAGAGACAAGTAAATACAATCTCTCAGTCTAATCAAGTGGGGTTGGCAGTCAGATCTGTAACAGAACAACTGTAACATCAATCCTATTTTCACGCTCCTATGTaagaaggaaaagcaacaaacaggCGGCTACTGGATTAACTGAGACTCTTGTATCACCTCCTGGTGATTGTTGTGGTTAAATATACTAAAGCTTTGGTATAGAGTAGGCAAAGTGCGCTATAAAACAGGTTAGAGCTGATCGGGTTAAAACCTCTGGAAGGGACAGGCCCAATCAATACTCTGCAGAGCTGAGGTTGAGCCCTAATAAGTAAAAATAGTTTAAGATAAGTGACCAGTGCCTTGAGGTACCACTATCTGGGTCTTTGTTTGCCCAGAACAACTACCATTTCTGTAAGTAAATAACTACATCAGTTCGAGACCCAACAGACAGTGCTCACTGTAGCCACGGAGAACGATGGGACCAGCGCTGGCTAGTATCTTCTAGCATCCAGAAATGGCTGTTCAGAGCTGACTGGTCAAAAAGTGAAGCTGCTGGTGCCTACACTGAATCTTCACAATAAAATAAGGTGCATGTTAAGCAGACTTCTGTAAGAGCACCAAAAATCCTCCATACCTATGGCAATTTGCAGTAACAAAGCAGAACACAAGCTTAATATCTGCGCTACTGAAAAGCCTCATATCAGAGGTAGTACAGTGGCACGAAGCACAGCAGACTAACCctcttttcaaaaataacagtttttctGCTGGTGAAAACCCTCAAAGTATTTAATTTCAGCACcaataaataagaatttaaaattacCAGCTGCAGCTAATCAAAATCACAATAAGAGAAGAGTGGGTACTGAGGGCTGCGCAGCTCCTCTGTGTAATAGGATATTCTCCTAGAAGAAAAGAACTCCATACTATTTAAAAGTGCTTTATGCTTTcacaaacttaaaagaaaaaaaaataggcttaaTTTATTGCAGCCTCCACATCCTTTAGAATAAGACCGTAAGTTGGGAAATTTCAACTATCTTTCCTTCAATGGCTATAAACTTCTTGGTGCTAGGAACTAACTTTGATGTTTAATCCCAGTAACGAAAAATAGGACAAACACCTATTTAGGCCAGTTTCTTCCAATTCAGTTGGCATTCTGTAAAACATTTCTACTTCTTCATCACTAAAGAAATGCTGTATTGTGTATGCAATTCATTTAGAATTAAGT
Above is a window of Larus michahellis chromosome 1, bLarMic1.1, whole genome shotgun sequence DNA encoding:
- the FAM107B gene encoding protein FAM107B, which translates into the protein MAEPDYIDDDNPELIRPQKLINPVKSSRNHQDLHRELLMNQKRGLAPQNKPELQKVMEKRKRDQVIKQQKEEEAQKKKSDLEIELLKRQQKLEQLELEQQKIQEEQENAPEFVKVKGNLRRTVQEVAEAPDS